The following coding sequences lie in one Musa acuminata AAA Group cultivar baxijiao chromosome BXJ3-1, Cavendish_Baxijiao_AAA, whole genome shotgun sequence genomic window:
- the LOC135629024 gene encoding mitogen-activated protein kinase 9-like yields MGGGALVDGVRRWFQRRSHRSSAATASSFLTDDPAYDESCQEEEEEEEEEEQQQLRVVQDLDLIGLPRIRVPKRFKMPPIEQPYKKSMLDTEFFTEYGEASQYQIQEVIGKGSYGVVAAAVDTHTGERVAIKKINDVFEHVSDATRILREIKLLRFLRHPDVVEIKHIMLPPSRREFKDIYVVFELMESDLHQVIKANDDLTPEHYQFFLYQLLRALKYIHTANVFHRDLKPKNILANADCKLKICDFGLARVSFNDAPSAIFWTDYVATRWYRAPELCGSFFSKYTPAIDIWSIGCIFAEMLTRKPLFPGKNVVHQLDLMTDLLGTPSAETIARIRNEKARRYLSSMRKKTPVPLSHKFPSVDPLALRLLERLLAFDPKDRPTAEEALADPYFHGLANVDREPSTQPISKLEFEFERRKLTKDDVRELIYKEILEYHPQMLQEYLRGGEQTSFMYPSGVDRFKRQFAHLEEHYGKGERSTPLQRQHASLPRERVCATKVEIAGQNKDFEKRTAESVARTTLQSPPKLLQEPDQASATENGLNKPDSSTRSLLKSASISASKCVVKGKGDTEEEPMSENTNEVVDELSHKVEELYV; encoded by the exons ATGGGGGGAGGAGCTCTCGTGGACGGCGTCCGTCGCTGGTTCCAACGCCGCTCGCATCGATCCTCCGCCGCTACCGCCTCCTCTTTCCTGACCGACGATCCTGCCTACGACGAGTCCtgccaggaggaggaggaggaggaggaggaggaggagcagcagcagctccGGGTCGTCCAGGACTTAGACCTCATCGGCCTCCCGCGCATCAGGGTCCCCAAGCGCTTCAAGATGCCGCCGATCGAACAACCCTACAAGAAG AGCATGCTTGACACTGAATTCTTCACGGAGTATGGTGAAGCCAGCCAGTATCAGATTCAAGAGGTCATCGGCAAAGGAAGTTATGGGGTGGTCGCTGCTGCTGTTGACACGCACACTGGAGAGAGGGTTGCCATCAAGAAGATCAATGATGTCTTTGAGCATGTTTCTGATGCTACTCGCATCCTTAGAGAGATCAAGTTGCTCCGGTTTCTACGACATCCTGATGTTGTCGAAATAAAGCATATAATGCTTCCGCCTTCTCGGAGAGAGTTTAAAGATATTTATGTTGTTTTTGAGCTAATGGAATCTGACCTTCACCAAGTTATTAAGGCCAATGATGATCTCACTCCAGAACATTATCAGTTCTTCTTGTACCAGCTTCTTCGAGCTCTGAAATATATCCACACAG CAAATGTATTCCACCGTGATTTAAAGCCCAAGAACATACTTGCTAACGCGGACTGCAAATTGAAAATTTGCGACTTTGGGCTTGCTCGTGTGTCATTTAATGATGCTCCATCAGCTATTTTTTGGACT GATTATGTGGCAACTAGATGGTATCGTGCCCCAGAACTGTGTGGGTCTTTTTTCTCGAAA TATACACCAGCAATTGATATTTGGAGCATAGGCTGTATATTTGCAGAAATGCTGACTCGGAAACCATTGTTTCCAGGGAAGAATGTGGTACATCAGTTGGATCTCATGACTGATCTACTTGGCACACCTTCTGCTGAGACCATTGCTAGA ATTCGAAATGAAAAGGCAAGAAGATATCTTAGCAGCATGCGGAAGAAGACACCAGTGCCTTTGTCGCACAAGTTTCCAAGTGTAGATCCATTGGCACTACGTCTATTGGAGCGTCTACTAGCATTTGATCCAAAAGATAGGCCTACTGCAGAAGAA GCTTTAGCAGATCCATATTTTCATGGTCTAGCGAATGTTGATCGTGAACCATCAACACAACCTATATCAAAACTTGAATTTGAGTTTGAAAGGAGGAAATTGACAAAAGATGATGTAAGAGAATTAATTTATAAAGAG ATTCTGGAATATCATCCACAGATGCTGCAGGAATATCTTCGAGGTGGAGAACAGACTAGCTTCATGTACCCCAG TGGAGTTGATCGTTTTAAACGACAATTTGCACATCTTGAAGAGCACTATGGCAAGGGTGAAAGAAGTACCCCTCTCCAGCGACAACATGCATCATTGCCCAG GGAGAGGGTTTGTGCAACAAAAGTTGAAATTGCTGGCCAAAATAAAGATTTTGAGAAGAGGACTGCAGAATCTGTTGCTAGAACCACCCTTCAAAGCCCTCCAAAGTTACTGCAAGAACCAGACCAGGCATCAGCAACAGAAAATGGTTTAAACAAGCCAGATAGCAGCACCCGTAGCTTACTGAAGAGTGCCAGTATTAGTGCATCAAAGTGTGTTGTTAAAGGAAAAGGGGATACTGAA